From the Clarias gariepinus isolate MV-2021 ecotype Netherlands chromosome 3, CGAR_prim_01v2, whole genome shotgun sequence genome, one window contains:
- the cthrc1a gene encoding collagen triple helix repeat-containing protein 1a, with amino-acid sequence MGAVSLFLSLSPLVLCFWLVFPLCETQKAKDRKTVGERDTEFVDKYSVCAQGPPGVQGRDGNPGVNGIPGTPGIPGRDGLKGEKGECVMERFEESWKPNYKQCAWSALNYGIDLGKIADCTFTKLRSDSALRVLFSGSLRLKCKTACCSRWYFTFNGAECTGPLPIESIIYLDQGSPEFNSTINMHRTSTVEGLCEGISAGLVDVAIWVGTCSDYPRGDASTGWNSVSRMIIEELPK; translated from the exons ATGGGAGCTGtgtctctgtttctgtctctgtctccgcTTGTCCTCTGCTTCTGGCTCGTTTTCCCGCTCTGTGAGACTCAGAAAGCTAAAGACAGAAAGACTGTGGGTGAGAGGGACACCGAATTCGTGGACAag TACAGCGTGTGTGCTCAGGGGCCTCCTGGAGTCCAGGGGCGAGATGGTAATCCGGGTGTAAACGGCATTCCCGGGACCCCGGGCATCCCCGGCCGTGATGGGCTAAAGGGGGAGAAGGGCGAGTGTGTGATGGAGAGATTTGAGGAGTCGTGGAAGCCGAACTACAAGCAGTGTGCGTGGAGCGCGCTGAACTACGGCATCGACCTCGGCAAGATCGCT GACTGCACGTTCACTAAGCTGCGTTCGGATAGCGCCCTGCGTGTGCTGTTTAGCGGCTCGCTCCGGCTGAAGTGTAAGACGGCCTGCTGCAGTCGCTGGTACTTCACCTTTAACGGTGCCGAGTGCACGGGGCCGTTACCCATCGAGTCCATTATCTACCTGGACCAGGGCAGTCCGGAGTTCAACTCCACCATCAACATGCACCGCACGTCCACAG TGGAGGGTCTGTGTGAAGGCATCAGCGCTGGTCTGGTGGACGTTGCGATTTGGGTCGGGACCTGCTCCGATTACCCGCGCGGAGACGCCTCCACGGGCTGGAACTCCGTATCCAGGATGATCATCGAAGAGCTTCCTAAATAA